A region of Actinomycetota bacterium DNA encodes the following proteins:
- a CDS encoding response regulator yields MQGRILFIDDEPEILKAVKFYLEDEDFEVHIAEEGNRAIELAEAIQPDLIILDVMMPVMDGIQVCRLLRSRTRTRLIPIIFLTARESVEDKIKGLEAGGVDYITKPFNNQELMARVKAHIRSSQEELSSHPVTGLPGAPTIEREVNRRLQEGEIFTAVFAGIEHFRAYREAYGISRGDRLLLFVSRLLEEAVTGPLKERAFLGQPSYEEFFFLCPNEQVRSLCELVIERFEEERLEHYLEQHRQLGELTYYDYRGDLIRAPFVNLALGGVCNARRFVTTYSGIAEWGAQALLKARAQGTCASVFEE; encoded by the coding sequence ATGCAGGGGAGGATCCTCTTTATCGACGACGAGCCCGAGATCCTCAAGGCGGTCAAGTTCTACCTCGAGGACGAGGACTTCGAGGTGCATATAGCCGAGGAGGGAAACCGGGCCATCGAGCTGGCGGAGGCCATCCAGCCCGACCTGATCATCCTCGACGTGATGATGCCGGTGATGGACGGCATCCAGGTCTGCCGCCTGCTGCGCTCCCGCACCCGCACCCGCTTGATCCCCATCATATTCCTCACCGCACGCGAGTCCGTGGAGGACAAGATCAAGGGGCTGGAGGCGGGGGGCGTCGATTACATCACCAAGCCGTTCAACAACCAGGAACTCATGGCCAGAGTCAAGGCCCACATCAGGAGCAGTCAGGAGGAGCTGTCATCCCATCCCGTCACCGGCTTGCCCGGGGCCCCCACCATCGAGAGGGAGGTCAACCGCCGCCTGCAGGAGGGCGAGATCTTCACCGCCGTCTTCGCGGGCATCGAGCATTTCAGGGCATACCGCGAGGCCTATGGGATAAGCCGGGGTGACCGGCTGCTGCTCTTCGTCTCCCGGCTCCTGGAGGAAGCGGTCACCGGTCCTTTGAAGGAGCGCGCTTTTCTGGGACAGCCTTCCTACGAGGAGTTCTTCTTCCTCTGCCCCAACGAGCAGGTGAGATCCCTGTGCGAGCTGGTCATAGAGCGCTTCGAGGAGGAGCGCCTGGAGCACTACCTGGAGCAGCACCGCCAGCTCGGGGAGCTGACCTACTACGACTACCGCGGCGATCTCATCCGCGCTCCCTTCGTGAACCTGGCCCTGGGCGGCGTGTGCAATGCCCGCCGTTTCGTGACGACCTATTCCGGCATCGCGGAATGGGGCGCCCAGGCGCTGTTGAAAGCACGCGCGCAGGGCACGTGCGCCAGCGTTTTCGAGGAGTGA
- a CDS encoding DUF5719 family protein: MRWTRAIPAIILIAALMLTMAPLAQAQQVAQVPVIDSIFPSASWVGMPVAISGSEFGLLQLPLISTVTFNGVDAGQAIIWTDTYIVVIVPEGATSGPVVVTTLLGSSEPYDFTVYEQPAAIPCYFAEGTTRAGFEEWLTLYNPYDVQYTATVTYLVADGANRIRYYNIPAHSRMNIYVNSEIGSDRDVSMVVTGTERLYAERPMYFRYNNAWTGGHCGEPALAASNTWYFAEGTTRPGFDEWLCLANPGAQDATAQVTYIFPDGEAETIPYTVPAWKRYTVNVNDTVGAGRDVAVRVDSDQPIVAERPMYFAYRGEWDDGHITPGAPAPLTTWYFAEGTTQAGFDEYLCLANPGEEDATVEVTYYLVGGQEIEQQVTIAAERRQTILVNSVVGPGKDVAVRVDSDQPIVAERPMYFQYATGWDGGHLSLGTPDPSVYWFFAEGTTRSGFAEWLCLFNPGEVETRVNIKYVFGDASSQTQDVLMAPGQRFSISVNEMVGPDKDVAIWVESEQGIVAERSMYFSYMGVWDGGHNARGTLP, from the coding sequence ATGCGTTGGACGAGAGCCATCCCCGCCATCATCCTGATAGCCGCGTTGATGCTGACCATGGCCCCTCTCGCGCAGGCCCAGCAGGTAGCGCAGGTGCCGGTGATAGACAGCATATTCCCCTCCGCGTCCTGGGTGGGCATGCCCGTGGCCATCTCGGGCTCGGAATTCGGCCTGCTGCAGCTCCCGCTCATCAGCACCGTCACCTTCAACGGCGTCGATGCGGGCCAGGCCATCATCTGGACCGACACCTACATCGTGGTCATCGTGCCCGAGGGGGCGACCTCGGGGCCCGTGGTCGTCACCACCCTGCTCGGTTCCAGCGAGCCCTACGACTTCACCGTCTACGAGCAGCCGGCGGCCATCCCGTGCTATTTCGCCGAGGGCACCACCCGCGCTGGCTTCGAGGAATGGCTGACCCTCTATAACCCCTACGACGTGCAGTACACGGCCACGGTGACCTACCTGGTGGCCGACGGGGCCAACCGCATCCGCTACTACAACATCCCCGCGCATTCCCGCATGAACATCTACGTCAACTCTGAGATAGGCTCGGACCGAGACGTCTCCATGGTGGTGACGGGCACGGAGCGGCTATACGCCGAGCGACCCATGTACTTCCGTTACAACAACGCGTGGACGGGCGGCCACTGCGGCGAGCCGGCCCTCGCGGCCAGCAACACCTGGTATTTCGCGGAAGGCACCACCCGGCCCGGCTTCGACGAATGGCTGTGCCTGGCCAATCCCGGCGCGCAGGACGCCACGGCGCAGGTCACCTACATCTTTCCCGACGGCGAGGCGGAGACCATCCCCTATACCGTCCCGGCCTGGAAAAGGTACACGGTGAACGTCAACGACACCGTGGGGGCGGGGCGGGACGTGGCCGTCCGCGTCGATTCCGACCAGCCCATCGTGGCCGAGCGCCCCATGTACTTCGCCTACCGCGGCGAGTGGGACGACGGCCACATCACCCCCGGGGCCCCCGCCCCCCTTACCACTTGGTACTTTGCCGAGGGCACCACACAGGCGGGCTTCGACGAGTATCTCTGCCTGGCCAACCCGGGGGAGGAGGACGCGACGGTCGAGGTCACCTACTATCTCGTCGGCGGCCAGGAGATAGAGCAGCAGGTAACCATAGCTGCCGAGAGGCGCCAGACCATCCTGGTCAACTCCGTGGTGGGCCCGGGAAAGGACGTGGCCGTCCGCGTCGATTCCGACCAGCCCATCGTCGCCGAGCGCCCCATGTACTTCCAGTACGCCACCGGGTGGGACGGTGGACACCTCTCCCTGGGGACGCCGGACCCCTCCGTTTACTGGTTCTTCGCGGAGGGTACCACCCGCTCGGGCTTCGCGGAGTGGCTCTGCCTCTTCAACCCCGGAGAAGTGGAGACGAGGGTAAATATCAAGTACGTCTTCGGGGACGCGAGTTCACAGACGCAGGACGTGCTCATGGCCCCGGGCCAGCGTTTCTCCATCAGCGTCAACGAGATGGTGGGCCCGGACAAGGACGTGGCCATATGGGTGGAGTCCGAGCAGGGCATCGTGGCGGAACGTTCCATGTACTTCTCCTACATGGGTGTCTGGGACGGTGGCCATAACGCCAGGGGCACCCTGCCCTGA
- a CDS encoding NAD-dependent deacylase produces the protein MDEACIERAAQMILESLQVVALTGAGISVESGIPDFRSPGGLWTKYDPMLYGTYESFINHPERFWEMAKELNPLLENAAPNPAHAALAELERLGKLRAVITQNIDHLHQRAGSSDVLELHGTHRTGHCTKCQCVFSLEEMKELSCGGDEVACCPEDHTAIKPDVVFFGEPLDSKVLSRAAELASTSDLMLVVGCSLEVYPAAALPDYTKRRKGRLVFVNTISTYSDSQADLVCLGLAGEVLPAIVEAYKRRAGMG, from the coding sequence GTGGATGAGGCCTGTATCGAACGTGCCGCGCAGATGATCCTGGAATCGCTCCAGGTGGTGGCGCTGACCGGCGCCGGCATCTCCGTGGAATCGGGCATACCGGATTTCCGCTCGCCCGGAGGCCTGTGGACCAAGTACGACCCCATGCTCTACGGCACCTACGAGTCCTTCATCAACCACCCGGAGCGCTTCTGGGAGATGGCCAAGGAACTCAATCCCCTGCTGGAGAACGCCGCACCCAATCCCGCCCACGCGGCCCTGGCCGAGCTGGAGCGCCTGGGCAAACTGCGGGCGGTGATCACCCAGAACATCGACCACCTCCACCAGAGGGCCGGTTCCAGCGACGTCCTCGAGCTCCACGGCACCCACCGCACCGGACACTGCACGAAGTGCCAGTGCGTCTTCTCGCTGGAGGAGATGAAGGAGTTGAGCTGTGGCGGTGACGAGGTCGCCTGCTGCCCGGAGGACCATACCGCCATCAAGCCCGACGTGGTCTTCTTCGGGGAGCCGCTCGACTCAAAGGTGCTCTCGCGCGCCGCGGAACTGGCCTCCACTTCCGACCTCATGCTGGTGGTCGGCTGCTCGCTGGAGGTCTATCCCGCCGCCGCCCTGCCCGACTACACCAAGCGCAGGAAGGGCCGGCTGGTCTTCGTCAACACCATCTCCACCTACAGCGACAGCCAGGCGGACCTGGTCTGCCTGGGACTGGCGGGGGAGGTCCTCCCGGCGATAGTGGAGGCCTACAAGCGACGGGCGGGGATGGGCTGA
- a CDS encoding UPF0182 family protein — translation MPEDKFPWDSLFKGGGEGGELPSIFRRKKGKSSGEGFKEKWGKIKPRTKWIVGIIIIVLVILVLSASWLATFYTDLLWYDEVGYTSIFWKRIVTQIWLFFAFGLLFFVILYGNIWLARRFTPRYERPSGDLNQVEETLANFREKAGKWLGRGLLVGSVFVSLVVGWASAAQWESVLRFFNHTAFGKVDPIFGKDIGYYLFEYPFVRYFSNWLFTSLVVVLLLTAGVHFLYGAINFGADKSKRFATNVKVHLSVLAAIVLLVQAWRFRLDMLGLLYSDRGPVIGATYTDVHAQIPAYWILIAACFVCAGLFILNIRYKGWKLPAAGIAGIVVVALLAGTIYPVIIQNYVVKPKELTREREYIGYNIEYTQDAYRIQDEGDAAVMQVEEFPAENNLTYDDIVANATTIDNVRLWDPRQIVQVYRQRQELRQLYDFNDVDVDRYTVFDDTYTQMMVAGRELVIDQLREDAQTWQNTHLSFTHGYGMVMAPSNELTSEGDPNLVISNIPPASVEDLGVEIERPEIYYGEMTQDYVVVRTGAEEVDYPLESTNQLVEPYYEGEGGVPVSNFLKRLAFSIRNADITFFFSGYINSESRLMFRRNIKDRALEVAPFLVLDGDPYLVITEDGTQKWVLDAYTTSDLYPYSEFLEVEGERINYVRNSVKVVIDAYDGTLTYYLVDPEDPIAATYGKIFPDLFTPMEEMPEDLMKHLRYPEDLFAAQMELYKTYHINEPDAFYQKEDVWEVSTETYDVTSNQPVTPYYLILKLPGEEKEEMVLMLPFNPRGKPNMVDWVAARCDAPNYGKLINFTFPPGKQVLGTQQFESLVDQNPAISAQISLWNQAGSRVMRGNTLVIPIEDSLLYVEPLYLEATNPAIPQLKRVLVGYGDRVEMRPTLKEALEAMFGTAPQPQPQPEPEPQPEPVSDVAQLAQQASQLYDEGQAALRNGDLKTYADRMEQVGQLVKQIQALTAPQTSQ, via the coding sequence GTGCCAGAGGACAAGTTCCCGTGGGACTCGTTGTTCAAGGGCGGAGGAGAAGGGGGCGAGCTGCCCTCCATCTTCCGCCGTAAAAAAGGGAAGAGTTCGGGGGAGGGGTTCAAGGAGAAGTGGGGGAAGATCAAGCCCCGCACCAAATGGATCGTGGGCATCATCATAATCGTGCTGGTCATCCTCGTGCTCAGCGCCTCCTGGCTGGCCACATTCTACACCGACCTGTTGTGGTACGACGAGGTGGGGTACACTTCCATCTTCTGGAAGCGGATCGTCACCCAGATATGGCTCTTCTTCGCCTTCGGGCTGCTCTTCTTCGTCATCCTCTACGGCAATATATGGCTGGCGCGCCGCTTCACGCCGCGCTACGAGAGGCCGTCGGGCGACCTCAACCAGGTGGAGGAGACACTCGCTAACTTCCGGGAGAAAGCGGGGAAATGGCTGGGCCGCGGCCTGCTGGTCGGCTCGGTCTTCGTCTCGCTCGTAGTCGGCTGGGCCTCGGCCGCGCAGTGGGAGAGCGTGCTGAGGTTCTTCAACCATACCGCCTTCGGCAAGGTCGACCCCATCTTCGGCAAGGATATCGGGTACTACCTCTTCGAATACCCGTTCGTACGCTACTTCAGCAACTGGCTCTTCACCAGCCTGGTTGTGGTCCTGCTGCTCACGGCCGGGGTGCACTTCCTCTACGGTGCCATCAACTTCGGCGCCGACAAGAGCAAGCGCTTCGCCACCAACGTCAAGGTGCACCTGTCGGTGCTGGCGGCCATCGTCCTGCTCGTGCAGGCCTGGCGGTTCCGCCTGGACATGCTCGGGCTCCTCTACTCCGACCGGGGCCCGGTCATCGGCGCCACCTACACCGACGTGCATGCCCAGATCCCGGCCTACTGGATACTCATCGCAGCCTGTTTCGTATGCGCGGGGCTGTTCATCCTCAATATCCGCTACAAGGGGTGGAAGCTCCCCGCGGCCGGCATCGCCGGCATCGTGGTCGTCGCCCTGCTGGCCGGCACCATCTACCCGGTGATCATCCAGAACTACGTGGTCAAGCCCAAGGAGCTGACGCGGGAGAGGGAGTACATCGGGTACAATATCGAGTACACCCAGGACGCCTACCGCATCCAGGACGAGGGCGATGCGGCGGTGATGCAGGTGGAGGAATTCCCCGCCGAGAACAACCTCACCTACGACGATATCGTCGCCAATGCGACCACCATCGACAACGTGCGGCTGTGGGACCCCCGCCAGATCGTGCAGGTATACAGACAGCGACAGGAGCTGCGACAGCTCTATGACTTCAACGACGTCGACGTGGACCGCTATACCGTCTTCGACGACACCTATACCCAGATGATGGTGGCAGGGCGCGAGCTGGTCATAGATCAGCTGCGCGAGGACGCCCAGACCTGGCAGAACACGCACCTCTCCTTCACCCACGGCTACGGCATGGTCATGGCCCCCTCCAACGAGCTGACCTCGGAGGGCGACCCGAACCTGGTCATCAGCAATATCCCGCCGGCGTCCGTGGAGGACCTGGGAGTTGAGATCGAGCGCCCGGAGATCTATTACGGGGAGATGACCCAGGACTACGTGGTGGTGCGCACCGGGGCCGAGGAGGTAGACTACCCCCTCGAGAGCACCAACCAGCTGGTGGAGCCATATTACGAGGGAGAGGGGGGAGTGCCCGTCTCCAACTTCCTGAAGCGTCTCGCCTTCTCCATCCGCAACGCGGACATCACCTTCTTCTTCAGCGGGTACATCAACAGCGAGTCGCGCCTGATGTTCCGCCGCAACATCAAGGACCGTGCGCTGGAGGTCGCCCCTTTCCTCGTCCTTGACGGCGACCCCTACCTGGTCATCACGGAGGACGGCACGCAGAAATGGGTGCTGGACGCCTACACCACCAGCGACCTCTACCCCTACTCCGAGTTCCTGGAGGTGGAGGGCGAGAGGATTAACTACGTCCGCAACTCGGTAAAGGTGGTCATCGACGCCTACGACGGCACCCTCACCTATTACCTGGTCGACCCGGAGGATCCCATCGCGGCCACCTACGGCAAGATCTTCCCCGACCTCTTCACCCCCATGGAGGAGATGCCCGAGGACCTCATGAAGCACCTGCGCTACCCCGAGGACCTCTTCGCGGCGCAGATGGAGCTGTATAAGACCTACCACATAAACGAACCGGACGCCTTCTACCAGAAGGAGGACGTATGGGAGGTCTCCACCGAGACCTATGACGTCACCTCGAACCAGCCGGTGACCCCCTACTACCTCATCCTCAAGCTGCCCGGGGAGGAGAAGGAGGAGATGGTGCTCATGCTCCCCTTCAACCCGCGCGGGAAGCCCAACATGGTCGACTGGGTAGCGGCGCGCTGCGACGCCCCCAACTACGGCAAACTGATAAACTTCACTTTCCCGCCGGGAAAGCAGGTGCTCGGCACCCAGCAGTTCGAGTCCCTGGTGGACCAGAACCCGGCGATATCGGCCCAGATATCCCTGTGGAACCAGGCGGGATCGCGGGTCATGCGCGGGAACACCCTGGTAATCCCCATAGAGGACTCTCTGCTCTACGTCGAGCCGCTGTACCTCGAGGCCACCAATCCCGCCATCCCACAGCTCAAGCGGGTGCTCGTGGGTTACGGGGACCGCGTCGAGATGAGGCCCACCCTGAAAGAGGCGCTCGAGGCCATGTTCGGCACCGCCCCGCAGCCGCAACCGCAACCGGAACCGGAACCGCAGCCAGAACCGGTGTCCGACGTCGCGCAACTCGCGCAGCAGGCCAGCCAGCTCTACGACGAGGGGCAGGCCGCCCTGCGCAACGGGGACTTGAAGACCTACGCGGACAGGATGGAACAGGTAGGCCAGCTGGTCAAGCAGATACAGGCTTTGACCGCGCCGCAGACATCTCAGTGA